GCCTGTTTCGCTGTCGCTCTGTTAGCGGTGAAAAGCTCCATGCCCGGAAAAGACAGCATTCTCGCCTAGCATCTCCTCAATCCGGAGTAACTGATTGTACTTAGCCACCCGCTCGGAGCGCGACGGCGCCCCGGTCTTTATTTGCCCGGTCCCGGTTGCCACTACGATATCGGCAATGGCGGTATCTTCGGTCTCGCCGGAACGGTGTGAGACAACGGCGGTGTACCCAGCTTTTTTCGCCATTTCAATGGCCGCCAAGGTTTCGGTTAAAGTGCCGATCTGGTTAACCTTGATCAAAATAGAATTGGCTACCTTTTGCTCAATACCCCGGCTGAGCAGTTCAGTGTTGGTTACAAACACGTCATCGCCCACCAGCTGCAGCTTGGACCCCAGCCGGGCTGTGAGCTCTTGCCAGCCTTCCCAGTCGTCTTCCGCCAGGCCATCCTCAATGGAGATTATGGGATAGCGCTCAAAGAACTGGGCATAGTAGTCCACCAGCTCCGATGCGGTCAGGGTTTTCCCTTCTCCGGCCAGAACATAGCGGCCGTCTTGGTACAGCTCTGAGGCCGCCACATCGATGGCCAGAAAAACATCCTGTCCGGGTTTATACCCGGCTGTCTCGATGGCCATGACCAATAATTTAAGGGCCTCTTCGTTCGAGCATAGATCTGGCGCAAAGCCGCCCTCATCGCCTTGGCCGCTGGCCAGGCCTTTTTCTTTGAGGACCTTCCTTAGGGTATGAAAGACTTCTGCCCCATAGCGCAGAGACTCGGCAAAACTTGCCGCCCCGGCCGGTACAACCATGAACTCTTGAATGTCCACGTTGTTGTCGGCATGTTGGCCGCCGTTTAATATGTTCATCATAGGCACCGGCAGCAGTCGAGCCGCTGGGCCTCCTACGTAACGATACAGAGGTAAGCCCAGTGAATTGGCTGCCGCTTGAGCCACTGCCAGGGAAACTCCCAAAATGGCATTGGCTCCGAGCTTGCTCTTGCTTTCGGTGCCGTCTAAAGCGATCATAGCGTTATCCACTGCTACCTGGTCCAGGGCATCCATGCCTAGAAGTTCGGGGGCCAAGACCTCGTTGACATTGGCTATAGCTGTCAGCACCCCTTTCCCCAGGTAGCGGTTCATATCACCGTCTCGAAGTTCCAATGCCTCCCGGGCTCCGGTGGATGCTCCGGACGGAACTGCGGCCCGGCCGAAGCTCCCGTCCGCCAAAACCACGTCTACTTCCACAGTGGGATTAGCGCGAGAATCTAATATTTCGCGGGCCCAAATATCAACTATGGTTGTATACAAAGTTGCACCTCCTGTTACTCTTGTCCACTGACCTGGCCTGGGCGGGTGCGGGTGTCGGGGGTAACTACCGCCCAAGCAATGATTCCCCTGTCATCTCTGCTGGCGTAGGCAGATCCAGCAGATCCAGTATTGTCGGGGCTACATCGGCCAGACGTCCCGGCCGAACTTCCCAAGCGTCGGTATCGTCGGCCACCACGATAAACGGTACCTGGTTGCAGGAATGAGCCGTATGGGGCCGGTTCCCCTCATCCAGCATTTCCTCTCCGTTACCATGATCAGCCGTGATCAAAGCCACTCCGCGCTGACGTAATACTTCCTCCACCACCTGCCCCACGCACCGATCCACTGTCTCCACCGCCTGGATGGTGGCAGCAATTTTACCGGTGTGTCCCACCATATCCACATTGGCATAGTTTAGAATCACCAGGTGGAACTTCCCTTGGCGGAGCTCTTCTATCACTGCCGCCGTAACTTCATAAGCACTCATCTCTGGCTTAAGATCATAAGTGGCCACCTTAGGAGATGGGATCAGGCGCCGCT
The window above is part of the Bacillota bacterium genome. Proteins encoded here:
- the eno gene encoding phosphopyruvate hydratase — translated: MYTTIVDIWAREILDSRANPTVEVDVVLADGSFGRAAVPSGASTGAREALELRDGDMNRYLGKGVLTAIANVNEVLAPELLGMDALDQVAVDNAMIALDGTESKSKLGANAILGVSLAVAQAAANSLGLPLYRYVGGPAARLLPVPMMNILNGGQHADNNVDIQEFMVVPAGAASFAESLRYGAEVFHTLRKVLKEKGLASGQGDEGGFAPDLCSNEEALKLLVMAIETAGYKPGQDVFLAIDVAASELYQDGRYVLAGEGKTLTASELVDYYAQFFERYPIISIEDGLAEDDWEGWQELTARLGSKLQLVGDDVFVTNTELLSRGIEQKVANSILIKVNQIGTLTETLAAIEMAKKAGYTAVVSHRSGETEDTAIADIVVATGTGQIKTGAPSRSERVAKYNQLLRIEEMLGENAVFSGHGAFHR